The DNA region TCATCTTGAACTGGGTGTTAGGTTCCAAGTAGGATCTAACTGAATAGGAACAAAACTGATGGCCCCAAATGATCTGAGATCACAGTTAAAGCATGGCCAAAGGATGGGCCATTATTAGGGCATAATGGTTATCATATGACTGACTCAGTGTACACACAAGGCTAAAATGCATAAaggcatttttatatattatttcatcCAATAGTGTTTTCTATAATTCCTTTCTATTGAGTTTGCAGTATTTTGTGACCAAATAACTATTAGAACATTCTGTTAACATGGTGTAATTCTCTCAGGCCCAGGATGGAGAGCAGCAAGATTAGCTGCAGTGAGAGGAAGACAGGATGAAAAGAGTCAGGGGTCATAGCTACTAAGCTAGAGGAGAGCACAGAAGCCCTATCAAATTTTATAGACAAATAGAGGAAACTGGATATATGGTACTATTCCCAGAGAAGTCCATGCCGGGTGGAAAAATGAGGGATCGAGGGGTGTCTTAAGACGTGGAAAAGCTGGCAAGAATGTGTGGTCAGATGGGCAGGACATGCCAAGGATGTCAacacaggagagaactgacctgtAGCAGCCTCCGTAACAGGCTCCTGGGATTTAGCTTGCAGCACTTTTAGAACCAGCCTGGGATTTAGCTTGCAGGCACTCCTAGAACTCAAGGTTGGGCACCCGTCTCTCCAGGAGAACCAAAGAGGCTTCTCTGAGATGGTCCCAGAGAAATGGTACCTAGAGAGTCATTGAGGCCCTGGAGAAGTGATGACTTACCACTCGGGAAGGCAAGAAGAAGCCCTTGGACACAGGGTAGGTGCCCTGCCAGTTACTGTGATTTTCTTGCTGTTGTCTGACCAAATGCCATGGAAGATCCAAACAGTCTCTTGGAAGTAACTCTCTGCCATCTTACAGGTAGGTGGTCTAGATCTTAGTAATTAGTGTTTGTAAACACAAATGGCATAAGTGATGCTGAACTGATTGATGTTTTTGAGGACTTGCTACATTACGGATCTGACCCTTATTCtcactctgcctcagcctcaccacAGTCACGTAACCTTGTCTGTCATTCCTAGTCCCACAAGGTTACATGGGATAAATAGGAAATTCACCTTAGACCCCAGAGTGTCATGAACACACTAGAAGGGTTCACAGAAACATTATTGATgagatcatttattttaaaaaggtctGGGTTCTTCTcagtgtgaaaaaataaaatacaccttGTTATGAAGGGTAAGAATAATCAGCAAAGGGCAGTGCCATCATCGTTGTCCCTTCGCCTCTGTGCTGTCCTGTTAAACACAAAGCCCCTTTGTTCTCCTCAGGGCTTCTCTTCACCACTCCCTTTTAAGCCACTGCTGTTGTTTCTCCTCTTTTAAATCCCTGAGGTTTTCACAGCCAAGTACTAAGTTACATGTAGTGAAGGCCGTAGTGAAGGCCAGAAAGGGGAAATTCATTGAGCAGCCATTTGCCTTGTGAAGAGTGGGTAGAGTCCTCCAAGCCTGAGGGACACTTTCATGAAGCAGAGCTTGCACAGAAAGGCCCTTTGCAGGGGGTCAAAGTGACCCTTAGATGGCAAACAACCATCCAGGCACAGGCTCTATCGGGAAAGGGACTTTCTGGGGCTTTAGACACACAGTGTAAACACAGTCTTGGAGTGAAGACACAACAGAAAGTTAACTGAAGATCTACCCCCTCAGATCTACCCCCAAAGCCCTTTATAGATATGCCACCAATTGGTCCCCAAACTTTATAGTCCAGTGTGACTTAGGTTAGAGATAAAACCAGAAACCTTATATTCCTTCCCCACACCCATCAATCCGTGGGTTTCTCCCATCTGCTGAGGTCTCGCTGCTGAGAAGGTAGAGTAAGTGTGTATGAGCATTCGCATTACGTGCATACACTCTGGCCCCTTGTGGTGGCCATGCAGTGTCATCCCAGCAACTAGAAGGTGGAGACAAGAAGATGGGGGGAGCTTAGGGGGAAGCACCGGCCTCACGGCGAGTCCGAAGCTGAGCTACACGAGGCCTtacctcaaaacacacacacacacacacacacacacacacacacacacacacacacatggtttcagcagtgtctcttctctttcctcctccagttTCTCTTCTCTACAAGGGAGTCATGATTACACTAACAGAGTTAAAATGCTTAGCGGACGCCCAGTCATCCTACCACATACTGAAGCCGTGGTGGGACGTCTTCTGGTATTACATCACCCTCATCATGCTGTTGGTGGCTGTGCTGGCCGGAGCCCTGCAGCTCACCCAGAGCAGGGTTCTGTGCTGTCTTCCCTGTAAGGTGGAATTTGACAATCAGTGTGCTGTGCCTTGGGACATCCTGAAAGCCAGCGAGAATGCATCTTCTAACTTGGGCCTGCCGCTCCCGCTGCCGCTCAGGATCCAGAATGACCTCCATCGGCAGCAGTACTCCTACATCGATGCTGTCTGCTACGAGAAGCAGCTCCATTGGTTCGCCAAGTTTTTCCCCTACCTGGTGCTTCTGCACACGCTCATCTTTGCAGCCTGCAGCAACTTCTGGCTTCACTACCCCAGCACCAGCTCCAGGCTGGAGCACTTTGTGTCCATCCTCCACAAGTGCTTCGATTCTCCATGGACCACACGTGCCCTGTCAGAGACAGTGGCCGAACAGTCAGTGAGGCCCCTGAAGCTCTCCAAGTCCAAAACCTTGCTCTCAACCTCAGGGGGCTCTGCCGACATTGACGCCAGCAAGCAGTCATTGCCCTATCCACAGCCAGGCTTAGAGTCACCTGGCATAGAAAGCCCAACTTCTAGTGTCCTGGACAAGAAGGAGGGCGAACAAGCCAAAGCCATCTTTGAAAAAGTGAAGAGGTTCCGCCTGCATGTGGAGCAGAGGGACATCATCTACCGGGTGTACCTGAAGCAGATAATCGTCAAAGTCATCCTGTTTGTCCTTATTATAACTTACGTCCCGTACTTTCTCAGTTACATAACTCTTGAAATTGACTGTTCGATCGATGTGCAGGCATTTACAGGCTATAAGCGCTACCAGTGTGTCTACTCATTGGCAGAAATCTTCAAGGTCCTGGCTTCGTTTTACGTCATTCTGGTGATGCTTTACGGTCTCACATCGTCCTACAGCCTGTGGTGGATGCTGAGGAGTTCCTTGAAGCAGTACTCCTTTGAGGCTCTCAGGGAGAAAAGCAACTACAGCGATATCCCCGATGTCAAGAACGACTTTGCCTTCATCCTCCACCTGGCTGACCAGTACGACCCCCTGTACTCCAAGCGCTTCTCCATCTTCCTGTCGGAGGTCAGTGAGAACAAACTGAAACAGATCAACCTCAACAATGAGTGGACCGTGGAGAGACTCAAGAGCAAGCTTGTGAAAAACTCCCAGGACAAGATCGAGCTGCATCTCTTCATGCTCAACGGCCTTCCAGATAATGTCTTTGAGTTAACAGAGATGGAAgtgctgagcctggagctcatccCTGAGGTCAAGCTGCCAGCTGCTGTCTCTCAGCTTGTCAACCTCAGGGAGCTCCACGTGTACCATTCGTCCCTGGTGGTCGACCATCCTGCCCTGGCCTTTCTAGAGGAGAACTTACGAATCCTCCGCCTGAAATTTACCGAAATGGGGAAGATTCCACGCTGGGTGTTCCACCTGAAGAATCTCAAGGAACTGTACCTGTCGGGCTGCGTTCTCCCAGAGCAGCTGAGCACCATGCACCCGGAGGGCTTCCAGGACCTGAAGAACCTGAGGACCCTCTACCTGAAGAGCAGCCTGTCCCGGATCCCTCAGGTGGTGACAGACCTGCTGCCCTGCCTGCAGAAGCTGTCCCTTGATAACGAGGGAAGCAAACTGGTCGTGCTGAACAACCTGAAGAAGATGGTCAATCTGAGAAGCCTGGAGCTCCTCAGCTGTGACCTGGAGCGCATTCCCCATTCCATTTTTAGCCTGAACAACCTGCATGAGTTGGACCTGAAGGAAAACAACCTCAAGACAGTAGAGGAGATCATCAGCTTCCAGCACCT from Mastomys coucha isolate ucsf_1 unplaced genomic scaffold, UCSF_Mcou_1 pScaffold22, whole genome shotgun sequence includes:
- the Lrrc8b gene encoding volume-regulated anion channel subunit LRRC8B, which translates into the protein MITLTELKCLADAQSSYHILKPWWDVFWYYITLIMLLVAVLAGALQLTQSRVLCCLPCKVEFDNQCAVPWDILKASENASSNLGLPLPLPLRIQNDLHRQQYSYIDAVCYEKQLHWFAKFFPYLVLLHTLIFAACSNFWLHYPSTSSRLEHFVSILHKCFDSPWTTRALSETVAEQSVRPLKLSKSKTLLSTSGGSADIDASKQSLPYPQPGLESPGIESPTSSVLDKKEGEQAKAIFEKVKRFRLHVEQRDIIYRVYLKQIIVKVILFVLIITYVPYFLSYITLEIDCSIDVQAFTGYKRYQCVYSLAEIFKVLASFYVILVMLYGLTSSYSLWWMLRSSLKQYSFEALREKSNYSDIPDVKNDFAFILHLADQYDPLYSKRFSIFLSEVSENKLKQINLNNEWTVERLKSKLVKNSQDKIELHLFMLNGLPDNVFELTEMEVLSLELIPEVKLPAAVSQLVNLRELHVYHSSLVVDHPALAFLEENLRILRLKFTEMGKIPRWVFHLKNLKELYLSGCVLPEQLSTMHPEGFQDLKNLRTLYLKSSLSRIPQVVTDLLPCLQKLSLDNEGSKLVVLNNLKKMVNLRSLELLSCDLERIPHSIFSLNNLHELDLKENNLKTVEEIISFQHLPSLSCLKLWHNNIAYIPAQIGALSNLEQLFLGHNNIESLPLQLFLCTKLHYLDLSYNHLTFIPEEIQYLTNLQYFAVTNNNIEILPDGLFQCKKLQCLLLGRNSLTDLSPLVGELSNLTHLELAGNYLETLPVELEGCQSLKRSCLIVEDSLLNSLPLPVTERLQTCLDKC